From the genome of Ziziphus jujuba cultivar Dongzao chromosome 6, ASM3175591v1, one region includes:
- the LOC125419178 gene encoding hydroquinone glucosyltransferase-like, translating into MEDPQNKPPHIAIVPTPGMGHLIPLAELAKQLVLHCKFSITFVVPNDGSSMEPHKKLLQSLPKTISSIFLSHVSFDDLPDNAPIEARIVLSLIRSLNSLRDSLKVLNESTRLVALVVDLLGTDALALAKDFDILPYIFFPSSMMALSSVFYLPKLDETYRCEYRDIPEPVKLPGCVPIHGKDLMDPVQDRKNEVYKMVLHIAKLYNNASGILVNSFADLEPGAFKALKEGIQGNPPVYSVGPLIRVGSEVDRRSESECSRWLDKQPKGSVLFVSFGSGGTLSHEQLNELALGLEMSGQRFLWVVRRPKKAAHGNYFDAQSVENDDVFNFLPDGFLERTKEVGLVVPSWAPQVQVLSHGSTGGFVSHCGWNSVLESIVHGVPLIAWPLYAEQKMNAVLLADDLKVAVRVTVNDKGLVGRQEIAEYAKGLIEGEEGKLLRHRMESFKEAASMALSKDGSSTKSLAEVAQIWNRHKN; encoded by the coding sequence ATGGAAGATCCCCAAAACAAACCTCCACACATAGCCATTGTCCCAACTCCAGGAATGGGCCATCTAATCCCACTTGCTGAGTTAGCTAAACAACTCGTCCTCCATTGCAAATTTTCCATCACCTTCGTAGTTCCCAATGACGGATCATCCATGGAACCCCATAAGAAACTCCTTCAATCCTTACCGAAAACCATATCCTCCATCTTTCTTTCGCATGTGAGCTTCGACGATCTCCCTGACAACGCTCCGATTGAGGCAAGAATCGTACTCAGCTTGATCCGTTCTCTTAATTCTCTTCGAGACTCGTTAAAAGTACTAAACGAGTCGACTCGTTTAGTCGCCCTGGTCGTCGATCTCTTAGGCACGGATGCTCTTGCATTGGCTAAAGATTTCGACATTCTTCCCTATATCTTCTTTCCTTCATCGATGATGGCTTTGTCATCGGTTTTCTATCTTCCAAAACTTGATGAAACTTACCGTTGTGAGTACAGGGACATCCCCGAACCGGTTAAGTTACCCGGATGTGTTCCTATCCATGGAAAGGATCTCATGGATCCGGTTCAGGATAGGAAAAACGAGGTCTATAAAATGGTTCTTCATATAGCAAAGTTGTATAATAATGCTTCTGGGATTTTGGTTAATAGTTTTGCGGATTTGGAACCAGGTGCTTTCAAGGCCTTGAAAGAAGGAATTCAAGGAAACCCACCGGTTTACTCTGTTGGACCTCTGATTCGGGTCGGGTCTGAAGTCGATAGGAGATCCGAGTCCGAGTGTTCGAGGTGGCTGGATAAGCAGCCAAAAGGGTCGGTGTTGTTTGTTTCGTTTGGGAGTGGTGGAACTCTTTCTCATGAGCAACTGAACGAGTTGGCTTTGGGATTGGAGATGAGCGGTCAGAGATTCCTTTGGGTGGTTCGGAGGCCAAAGAAAGCTGCACATGGAAATTACTTTGATGCCCAGAGCGTGGAAAACGACGacgtttttaattttctacccGACGGGTTTCTGGAAAGGACAAAGGAAGTGGGATTGGTTGTCCCTTCTTGGGCTCCACAGGTGCAGGTTCTTAGCCATGGTTCCACTGGTGGGTTTGTTTCCCACTGTGGTTGGAATTCTGTGCTGGAGAGCATCGTTCATGGTGTGCCTTTGATTGCTTGGCCACTTTATGCTGAGCAAAAAATGAATGCTGTTTTGTTGGCCGATGATTTGAAAGTTGCTGTGAGGGTCACAGTCAATGATAAAGGTCTGGTTGGGCGCCAAGAAATTGCCGAGTATGCAAAGGGACTgattgaaggagaagaaggaaaattGCTTAGGCACAGGATGGAAAGTTTCAAGGAAGCA